tcttgttttagtttttttctatctttaagGAAACTTTTGGATCAAATGTGATGTGCACTAAGAAATCATGCTGAATATCTTGTCTCATTCTATGATAGTTGAAGCTCATTCATTTCAAGTTGGATGCAATAGTAACACTTCTAGATCTTGACCAGATGCAGAGTGTACAAGAATTTTTTGTAAATTCACTAGGGTTTTGTCGGTAATATTTTCCAGGATTAGCTTTGCTATGTAGTTATCACATTTGAGTGGCAGgtcttttttttaggaaaaaaataaacggGTAAAAAAATTGCAGAACTCCATCAGGATTGTATCTTGCCAAATATTCTCTGATGCATTGCCAATCAACTGCATTTGCTTGTTAAAAATAGCTTCACAACCTtcatttttaaacataattccACACAGAAAGCTGCATTTTGTCTTTTCTTAGTAAGGGGATGAGGGATACAGATTATGGTGCCCTAATTATGTTCTTGTACTGTTAGGCTTTTGTTTGATTTCCACTGAGTCACACTAGgaatgagttttttcttttcttcgaaACTGTGGTTATGAAAATAAGATCTAATGCCTCCTTTTAATCATAAGTCATGGCTTTTACTATTTATTCTTTGCCATTAATTAAGTCATGACACTATGCTGTATATTATTGTTGcttgatgatatttttctatTAGGGGAGCCATTTATTGATGGGAAAGCTGTGCCCTATGACCCAAAATACCATGAGGAATGGATTAGGAACAATGCGAGGGCAAATGAAAGAAATAGGCGCAATGATCGACCTCGTAACGTCGACAGATCAAGGAACTTTGACAGAAGAATGGAAAACATGCAGCCGCGAGGTGGAGCTCCACCTCCTCCTATGGCTAACCAGGCTATGCGAAACCCTGCTCCCAACATGGCTGGACAACCACAAAACATGGGCAGACAAGGTGCACCACCGCAGCCACAAAACAACTACAGGGGACCAGGTGGACCGCCACCTAGCAACTATAATATGGGTGGACCAGGTGGACCGCCACCTAACAACTATAATATGGGTGGACCTCAAAACATGGGTGGACCAGGTGGACCGCCACCTAACAACTATATGGGTGGGCAGCAGAACAATATGAGTAGGGTGCCACATAACATGCCCATGCAAAACTACATTCCTCCGCAGAACAACATGCCCCCGCAGAACAATATGCCCCCTCAAAACTACACCTCCCAACAACACAACTACATTCCTCCGCAGAACAACATGCCTCCACATAACAACACAGGAGGATGGTCCAATGACATGCCTGGAAACATGCAACACAACATCCAGAATGAGCCTGCCAATGGCGGTTACCAAGGTGGACCATCAAACTACCAGAACAGTTACCCTCCAAGCCAGGACGCTGTGTAGATATGCAAGATATTTCAAATGTCTAGGGCTTGTTCAATTTTTCAATGATGTTAGACCCTGTAGCAATTTTAAGGATAGGATTCAGTACCTGGTCTATCTGTTGGAAGTTGAAACCTGCCCACAGTTATGAAGGTAATGCTTTAAAAAAGGATAGAATCGTTTTTGCCTACCCTGTGTTTTGCTGCTGTTAGCTTGTGTCATATTGCCTTTCATGATGCTGTTTCAGACCTGGTGTAATGCCAGGTTTGATACCTTACAAGTTTAAGGTACAAGTCTGCCCTGATAGCTCATAGCTACGTTGTTTTGTGTCTGTTAATTTTCTCATTCAAATTTCTGTTGAGCTAATCTCTGCTGATGTCGACGCATTCCTTGTCATTTGTCCACAAGATTGAGCTTGCCTTTAAGCACTAATCTCCACaaatggattttcttttctttggatGAACACAATTTGGTTGTTTTGACACGCAGCGTGAATGTGATGATATCCTATAGAAATCAGGAAAGCTGAAATGGACTTTCTTGAAAATTAACTTCTGACATTGATAAATAGAACAGTTAATGAGCTCGTCATTCTCACGGTCCAGGGATCCTCCCCTTACCCATGTTTAGCCTGGGGGTAGCATCTTAGAAAATCGACAATTCATCTCTTGCCATGCTGCCGAAATTggttcttaaaatattttccctTTTTCGTGGGTTATGAACTTTGTTTCCACCAGAACTTTAAACGCATAACAGCGCAAGTTGCCCAACTGAGCTCTCTTGCCTTGAAGGATGATATAGAATTCAACTAGCTTAGTGTATATCAAAATTAGCAAATAAATAGATTCAGACAAAATGCGGCTGCTAGGGAAGAGGGAAAGGGAAGAAAGATAAATATAGTTGAAAATATTACAGTGGGGCATGGAAGAGATGTTGGGTTTCTATTCTTTAATCCTTAAAAATAATACTTCGATGCaataagaattttataattataataactttataattttatttgtaaaatatttttgttccatGAACTTTAACTTTACTctatatttcattaattaaatatttaataaatattaaaaataaataaacttttattaatatattaaatacatTTACACGTTACAGTAGAAATAAATCGGAGTGCTAGTGTCAATTCCAGTAGTTATCCTTCATAGAAAAGTCCCGGATTTCATCCCTTCCCAGACAGCATCTGTGCAGGGGACGATTGCTCGAGTGTCAGCAACAACAGCAGGTGGATGGAAGTCATAATAGGGAAAAATGCAACTTGAGTTTCAGTTGCTTCACAGGATGCAACTCTCTGCTCACTGTATTCATCTCAGCAAACGAGTGGAAAAGATGGTGTTGCCAAAGCTTTCCTAGTATTggattcagtttttttatttttggcagCTTGGATCTGCTCCGCAAGTGAAGTTTCTCTTGGAACCTTTTCTCTCTTACAAATCTCTGCGTTCAGTTTCTCCCAAGCTCGGCTAAGGGAAGGCGATGATGCCCCTTGACTAATCATCTGATCATCAGTGGATTTCTTTTTTCGAATCTATAGAGACAACATATAGCCCTTGTAAagacaaacatatatatataaaaaaaaaaaaaaaaaaaccatcaatgtgGAACAACATTTGATGTATAGGACCCACAAAGCGTGGTCTCATGTTGGAAATGCTTGTTTAATGCAGAAGATACCAAGAACAAAGATAGTAGTTGGATCATACGAGCATATCCAACATCTACATATTAGGCTTTAACAAAAAGGATTATGAGTAACTAAACAGTGTACATGATAGACTGCTGTGTCAACGTCTTCCATAGTGTGGCTCCAACATGAtcgattaaaaattaattctaagttCTAAATATATGATTCCTAATCCATGAAGTCAGTAAGACTCAATTATTCCTAATTCAATTCTTTGTATCAATGTGCAccccaaaaaatcaaatttcatataCTTCTCCTCAAATTGATAGTGAGATTTTTCATGTTGCACTGTAGCCAGTAGGTTACCTTTGTTAATCTCTTCTTAAGTGTCAACTTTCGGGCAACAGATGACTCTtctgttttttcctttgattttctgTGTGCCTTCCTCtttgtttcttctctttccATTGCTTTCTCTTCCCGCTCTTTTCTCTTCTGAGCAACCCTTtccatcttttcttctttttcctttttttccctctcaacTTTTCTCTTTGCAATCTCCTCTCCCTTTGCCTTTTCCATGGCACCCTGAAGCTGCTTGAgagttatttctttttttattttatcgtAACCATCCCAGTCTAGCTCTTGTTGGTCAATGCCTCCTTCCTTAGCTGCTCTTGCTATTCTTTGAGtccatgagagaaaaaaaatttctctcaGCCTTTTCCATTTCAAACGTTTACCCCAAAGTTGTCTGAGCGAAGAACTTATCTTTGCCCTGATCGCTTCACTGCAAGGAATTTGTTTGAATTGTGATTTTCAGTTGAAAAACTTGTGTGGCTGCAGAGCCTATAGAGGTTATAGAATACTCTCAGCAAATATTAAAACCCTGAAATTCTTAAAAGTTTCACTGAGTCAGAGTCAAGCTTCCTCGTTCAAAAAATCATCTACTGAGTTAACTGAGCATAAACCATATCCAAATTCATTACTATAAGCTTCAATTTGAGGTCATTATCCACGTAATATTTTAAGTGGATATAGATGGAAATGTGGTTATGTAGAACATCATGTATTTGGCAGCCCCATTTTTTCACGTATAACTTTCACAACATTTGTTGAGtatatttataaagatattGGAGAGCATAAACTTTACCTATGAGCACGGGGATGCCCTGACATCTTCTTCCTAACCTGAAAATTGAGAGGAAATGAAATCAAGTTTTagaggaaaaacaaaagtaatATACAAAGTAGGACAATTACCTGtcaaaaaggagagagaggggAGGTGTGCTTGTTACTGTCTCAGATTCTATgcgaaataaataataatcaagcaagaaaaaatgaattcaaaGCATTCATCTGtttggtaatgaaaaaaaaataaaatgatttgtgGTATGAGCTTTATTTGCTATTCCATGAGATGCAGCATATATGAGTTAACATACTCATCAGTGAAGATCTTAAATTTGAGGAAAAAACTGTTTAGTACTATAGTTAAACCATGCAATATGAACCCTAACTATTCCAAGAATTCCCTTGCACAGAAGACAAGCtgtaaaaaaactaactaaTCCTTACATGACTTCACCTGGGGGTTTGTCAAGGCTTCAATTGTTCTTTGCTTTATCAGTGCACGGGTctctacaaaataaaagaagttaAAACTACAGGATTAATCAACCTCATTAAGCCTTGAAGGGAATTATTTGATATACACTTACCTGCAGTATGTTTTCTGCCTTTGTTCCATGGAATCCTCCCTTTGttcccatgttttttctttctttttcttctctttttgggAAGGTCATTGATAATTTCAGCGGAGTATTGGCACCCATCCGGTTGAACCTCCTCACTGATAGTCTGCTTCTCAGCTGGATCAAGAGGAATTTTTGACTTGTAATGCTTGCTAGAACCTGTAGTCTCTCCGACATCATCACTGATTTGCAAGGCTACAAAATCATCAATTCTTGGGAAGGTACTAATAGAAGCATATGCGGGACATATTTTCTTCCTGATTGATGTACAATTGTTTGACTGTTGTGCATTTGGTTGAAAATGTGTGTATTCCAACACATAACGCAGAGTTGGCCATAGAAGATTGTTTGGAACATGGCTGCATGTTAAATGGGGAACAGACAATCTCCTGAGAGATGGTTGAAAGGAAAAAGAGTCACATATTTTATAGAACTATCTATCCAGATACAATTGTCAGATCCTAAGCAAAACCATTCATCCATGTTGCAAACATCAATAATTATTATGATTGCAAGGTATGCAGACAAGTTCATGTTCTTTTATTTCTACAACCTCACCAAAATGTCAATCTGGAGAAATCCTTCAAAGAATTTTGTAAGAGAATAGaacaaacttgaaaaatcatttaatttgtatttataaCAGGTGGCATCTTAAGTTCTGGAGATACATGAATATCAAAAGAAGGGTTGCTAAAGAGGGTTCCAATAGGTGGCCTCGTATCATGATCAGCTCTACgaacattttttccatcttgaGTAGTTTAAATTGTTTCTCAAGTTCTACACAAGTCAATGCAATCAACTAAAATCACCAAATATAACAAAGCTAATTCAGAATAGTCAATCAAAATCTACTAATGTGAGCAAATTTAGAGGGAATTCCAAGTTCCAGCCCATTTATTGCACACTCAAACttctttcatgttaaaaaagttGAATCAAGCTGATGGAACCTCATGAAACCATAGCCTGTGCTTACATCCAAAATTGACAGATAATGccaataaaaacaatgacaGTGTCGGTTTTTTCTAGTTACAGCAATGCAGCACACTATCAATGCTAACAAAAGCATGCATTTtcatagaataaaataaattccacTCATCAATTCAAAGAACAGTCAAAACCCATATTGAAACCAAACCCACAATGAATTGAAGATTCTATTCacttttatcaataattttcagGAAGCCAGACTCCAAATTGAGAAACAAGAACAGAATTTGAAGCAAACCCATTTCCAAAAACAAGTCCTTAAGTATACAACTAAGACACAAACTTACAAATGAAAGAATGACATTCTCAATGCATGTTCTCTGCTCCAGAAATTTCTGCTAGTGAGAGAGTGAGATAGAGTTCCTGTGAGGTATACTTAAGCCAACTTTTCTATTCAATTCTGAAAATGTGAAAGTTTAACAACAAATTTATTAAgctgaagtttttatttttattttttattaaaaaaagggtGAGATAGTGAAGCAGAGGAGAGCGAGAGGCAATTGATGTTGGCCAAACATTTTGAGGATTGGATATATTCTACAGATAGTGTTTTTATGCTgtggtggtaaaaaaaaaattgtttataaatatggtaaaataatagttttgttttttaaaatttattttaatagtaataaattaaaatataataaaaaaatattataaaattaatttaaaataaaaacaaaaaagaattcaattttttagaagaccgcaaaaacaaataaaacttccaacttgttttttttttttgtttttattattttaaaaatgttttttttttatatttcttttatttcaaattaatatttttaatatttctaaattattttgatgttttaaagtaaaaaataaattttaaaaaataaaaaatatattatttaaatatatatatattttttaaaacaacaaatataaaatatcaaattaaggCATTGTAATATCCCTGCAAGGATGAGAATAGAAGTTCGATCTCCTGAAAGCACATTTATTGGGAGGAGCAGCCATGAACCACAAATAGGACTAGTCTCATAATTTAAAAAGGTGTGAGGATACCAgaattagaataataaaaacaaaaacccattttccatttggattttaaatattatcattatcgtctcagaaagttttttttttttttttgtctgtctTTTTTTAGACTTCGACCGAGATAATATTGTGGGGAGGTAGCCTACTTTtcctattattgtttttttttcttattttattttgaatttggaaGGCTGTAGAAGTTTTCAAACTTGATCAGTTGTAGCCGAAACGACGGTGTGGACAATTCTATATTTATTACTGTCaattgacacgatcaaaagcttgatgtcttttcccaagtgcaggagtgtcgaagtaataaataacccggcaagaccggggtcgaaccacagagaggttaattgtataaattataaataacaaagcaacaacaacaacaataataataacaataacaattacaatactcagtacgtggcgttgttacacatgagaatgatccaaaagaccgggtcacaggtttccagcctatatactgagtttatgaaaagatcaaagggatatattacagaatgtaaataacaacaataacaataatgataataacaatagtagtagtagtagtagtaatagaagaagatgaagaaattaatgagaactttgagttggaagattaatgtaaggattaaccaatgataaaaacgaatgtcaaggttagaggatccactaatggtacttcaaacaagtataatataaactcttattactcaattggaaaccacacataaaggaggttccaatcagattataaattgttaacatgattacattagttatcttattcgaataaagctaatacttgtaaatgttggcaggcattcatgattataacttatgttaacaacaaatcaagtccctttcatagctcaggtgtcggttataccatacagtatgggctatgaaagtaccaagtatttgttgt
This genomic interval from Populus alba chromosome 1, ASM523922v2, whole genome shotgun sequence contains the following:
- the LOC118038224 gene encoding uncharacterized protein isoform X1; the protein is MATSLFTRSLLLQKPTSQTLISSLLSRSFTSHSSSSTACSSSLLRRFLRPLSSATNINRSVSRISIRSFSSSQKSSSLNDPSPNWSNRPPKETILLDGCDFEHWLVVMEKPEGDPTRDEIIDSYIKTLAQVVGSEEEARRKIYSVSTRCYYAFGALVPEEVSYKIKELKNVRWVLPDSYLDVKNKDYGGEPFIDGKAVPYDPKYHEEWIRNNARANERNRRNDRPRNVDRSRNFDRRMENMQPRGGAPPPPMANQAMRNPAPNMAGQPQNMGRQGAPPQPQNNYRGPGGPPPSNYNMGGPGGPPPNNYNMGGPQNMGGPGGPPPNNYMGGQQNNMSRVPHNMPMQNYIPPQNNMPPQNNMPPQNYTSQQHNYIPPQNNMPPHNNTGGWSNDMPGNMQHNIQNEPANGGYQGGPSNYQNSYPPSQDAV
- the LOC118038224 gene encoding uncharacterized protein isoform X2 is translated as MATSLFTRSLLLQKPTSQTLISSLLSRSFTSHSSSSTACSSSLLRRFLRPLSSATNINRSVSRISIRSFSSSQKSSSLNDPSPNWSNRPPKETILLDGCDFEHWLVVMEKPEGDPTRDEIIDSYIKTLAQVVGSEEEARRKIYSVSTRCYYAFGALVPEEVSYKIKELKNVRWVLPDSYLDVKNKDYGGEPFIDGKAVPYDPKYHEEWIRNNARANERNRRNDRPRNVDRSRNFDRRMENMQPRGGAPPPPMANQAMRNPAPNMAGQPQNMGRQGAPPQPQNNYRGPGGPPPNNYNMGGPQNMGGPGGPPPNNYMGGQQNNMSRVPHNMPMQNYIPPQNNMPPQNNMPPQNYTSQQHNYIPPQNNMPPHNNTGGWSNDMPGNMQHNIQNEPANGGYQGGPSNYQNSYPPSQDAV
- the LOC118038223 gene encoding uncharacterized protein isoform X2, producing MSFFHFHVPNNLLWPTLRYVLEYTHFQPNAQQSNNCTSIRKKICPAYASISTFPRIDDFVALQISDDVGETTGSSKHYKSKIPLDPAEKQTISEEVQPDGCQYSAEIINDLPKKRRKRKKKHGNKGRIPWNKGRKHTAETRALIKQRTIEALTNPQVRKKMSGHPRAHSEAIRAKISSSLRQLWGKRLKWKRLREIFFLSWTQRIARAAKEGGIDQQELDWDGYDKIKKEITLKQLQGAMEKAKGEEIAKRKVEREKKEKEEKMERVAQKRKEREEKAMEREETKRKAHRKSKEKTEESSVARKLTLKKRLTKIRKKKSTDDQMISQGASSPSLSRAWEKLNAEICKREKVPRETSLAEQIQAAKNKKTESNTRKALATPSFPLVC
- the LOC118038223 gene encoding uncharacterized protein isoform X1; amino-acid sequence: MSFFHLRLSVPHLTCSHVPNNLLWPTLRYVLEYTHFQPNAQQSNNCTSIRKKICPAYASISTFPRIDDFVALQISDDVGETTGSSKHYKSKIPLDPAEKQTISEEVQPDGCQYSAEIINDLPKKRRKRKKKHGNKGRIPWNKGRKHTAETRALIKQRTIEALTNPQVRKKMSGHPRAHSEAIRAKISSSLRQLWGKRLKWKRLREIFFLSWTQRIARAAKEGGIDQQELDWDGYDKIKKEITLKQLQGAMEKAKGEEIAKRKVEREKKEKEEKMERVAQKRKEREEKAMEREETKRKAHRKSKEKTEESSVARKLTLKKRLTKIRKKKSTDDQMISQGASSPSLSRAWEKLNAEICKREKVPRETSLAEQIQAAKNKKTESNTRKALATPSFPLVC